One uncultured Caproiciproducens sp. DNA segment encodes these proteins:
- a CDS encoding response regulator transcription factor: MLGQNAIYGSLLEKKILIVDDEKDIGDLLEKVLKKDGFKNILKASSGQEAIYLCKMHRPDAIVLDIMLPDIDGIEVCKKIREFSYCPIMFLSSKNDDIDKILGLSSGGDDYITKPFSPREIVFRIKAQLRRQQYDCSDKNNVKQQILLSNLRIDIDGCRVYKNDIELEFTAREFGVLRYLAENPNKIISKERLYEQVWGEDSVGCDNTVMVHIHHIREKIEDNPTNPKLLQTVKGLGYRLVKRDN, translated from the coding sequence ATGCTTGGACAAAATGCAATCTATGGAAGTTTGCTTGAAAAAAAAATTCTGATTGTAGATGACGAAAAGGATATAGGCGACTTGCTTGAGAAAGTGCTTAAAAAGGATGGATTCAAAAATATTCTTAAAGCCTCGAGTGGGCAGGAAGCTATCTATTTATGCAAAATGCATCGGCCGGATGCAATTGTTTTGGACATCATGCTTCCAGATATTGACGGAATAGAGGTATGTAAGAAAATTCGGGAATTTTCATATTGTCCGATCATGTTTCTGTCTTCCAAAAACGATGATATAGACAAAATATTGGGCTTAAGCAGCGGCGGCGATGATTATATAACGAAGCCTTTCAGCCCGAGAGAGATAGTGTTTCGGATAAAGGCACAGCTGCGCAGGCAGCAATATGATTGCTCAGATAAAAATAACGTAAAACAGCAGATACTTTTAAGCAACTTGAGAATCGACATTGACGGCTGCCGTGTATATAAAAACGACATTGAGCTTGAGTTTACTGCAAGAGAATTCGGAGTGCTTCGCTACCTTGCCGAAAATCCAAACAAGATCATCAGCAAAGAGCGCCTATACGAGCAGGTCTGGGGAGAGGACAGCGTCGGCTGCGACAATACCGTTATGGTTCATATTCATCATATCCGAGAAAAGATAGAGGATAATCCGACAAATCCCAAACTGCTTCAAACAGTAAAGGGACTTGGATACAGACTTGTGAAAAGGGATAACTAA
- a CDS encoding HAMP domain-containing sensor histidine kinase, with protein MKRSGYKSAFHIYVIFFILLIGTLAAGVGMVVYNITIQKPDGHVEFSKWPIDFTKDFSEYIIFTGDVPQIKQSGLKLLQENDLWLQIIDANGNEIQCFDKPQGVPSHYSPSAILNIYQNGIGKDSVFSANLHLGDKEWTYMIGFPVQISKVTMYVSGDRFTTFKPVVFVMLGVTLLLLVIAGFIYSFLVAKQTKHIRKSIRGIVSRTYIPVSNNGSFGDIYEELNAMNAEIRSSDEARAKDEKLREEWIANITHDLKTPLSPIRGYAELISDTDSHPEVDVIKEYGGIILKNTAYAEALINDLKLTYQLKNEMLPLHKSRQNIVRFTKELVIDLLNNPEYEDRNISFFSTDDTIELTFDAVLLKRALNNLITNALVHNDRETEISVFIRSGDRIKISVQDDGCGMKKEELDNLFVRYYRGENSAEKPEGSGLGMAIAKQIIALHGGSILAESEPGSGTCITIEFAKQN; from the coding sequence ATGAAACGGTCAGGATATAAGTCGGCATTCCATATTTACGTTATTTTCTTTATTTTGCTTATTGGAACGCTAGCGGCGGGGGTCGGCATGGTCGTTTATAATATAACCATACAAAAGCCGGACGGTCATGTTGAATTCAGCAAATGGCCGATTGATTTCACAAAGGATTTTTCCGAGTATATCATTTTTACCGGCGATGTGCCCCAAATCAAGCAATCAGGTCTGAAACTGTTGCAGGAAAACGACCTGTGGCTTCAAATCATTGATGCTAACGGAAATGAAATTCAATGCTTTGATAAGCCACAAGGTGTTCCGTCGCATTATTCTCCTTCGGCTATACTGAATATCTATCAGAACGGAATCGGAAAGGATTCCGTGTTTTCGGCGAATCTTCATTTGGGCGATAAAGAGTGGACGTATATGATCGGTTTTCCCGTGCAGATTTCCAAAGTTACCATGTATGTAAGCGGGGACAGATTTACAACCTTCAAGCCAGTTGTGTTTGTAATGCTTGGAGTTACGCTGCTTCTTTTAGTCATAGCAGGCTTTATATACAGTTTCTTAGTCGCGAAGCAAACAAAACATATCCGAAAATCGATCAGGGGAATTGTTTCACGCACCTATATACCCGTTTCGAACAACGGCTCGTTTGGCGATATTTACGAGGAACTGAATGCCATGAACGCGGAGATAAGATCGAGTGATGAGGCAAGAGCCAAGGATGAAAAGCTGCGCGAGGAGTGGATCGCCAATATCACTCATGATCTGAAAACTCCTTTATCGCCCATCAGGGGTTATGCCGAACTCATTTCCGATACTGATTCTCATCCAGAGGTTGACGTTATCAAAGAATACGGCGGCATCATATTGAAGAATACCGCTTATGCTGAGGCGCTTATCAACGATTTAAAGCTCACCTATCAGTTGAAAAATGAAATGCTTCCGCTGCATAAGAGCAGGCAGAATATTGTACGCTTTACAAAAGAGCTGGTGATTGATTTGCTCAACAATCCGGAATACGAAGACAGAAATATCTCTTTTTTCAGCACGGATGATACGATTGAGCTTACATTTGACGCGGTGCTCTTAAAGCGAGCACTAAATAATTTGATTACCAACGCTCTGGTGCATAACGATAGGGAAACGGAGATTTCCGTTTTCATCAGGTCTGGTGACCGCATTAAAATCAGCGTACAGGATGATGGCTGCGGAATGAAAAAGGAAGAACTGGACAATTTGTTCGTCCGGTATTACCGGGGAGAAAATTCAGCGGAAAAACCGGAGGGTTCTGGTTTGGGAATGGCAATTGCCAAACAGATTATCGCGCTGCACGGAGGGAGCATTTTGGCGGAAAGCGAGCCCGGCTCCGGTACATGCATCACCATTGAGTTCGCAAAACAGAATTAA
- a CDS encoding FtsX-like permease family protein: MKIILKYIVNNIRERKLRTIVMLLSIVLSSTLLFVSMAIGDSYESAQQKMAKGSAGTATISVSAKQDANGNIVWISEKKIPQIASIKNKVGFVTTSALYNKDSYYENIDLIAADLNELNSINKPRLLNGATLTDFTGNNIVLPEKFTAKYEIKPGDTVTLTIGETKYKFRLAAVAAYDTVFLRNTRGVNALLPKDTLSSILNTSGGNRKILIVPSDGVSTEKLKSELSASLSSEKYNVTKVYDEAGVASDAKQKSLPFYLISFFALTMSVFIIFSSYKVITLERLPVIGTFRSIGASEKTTTRILLLESLIYGITGGLLSIPLGYGILKLLLGGLGESLSMGIEIPMVVSPLNILLSCTVAVAVSMLSAYLPICRASRLPVKDVVLGTVEEKNISNKTKLVFGTVLFILSIILPRIVNKNSGNQLTLAGGFSLLGLIAATIIIIPMLTNLFSYVLERVYGLIFGNEGRLAARNMKQNKSVSQNITLLFISLSAVIAISVIGSFVSSYVGDVFHGAKLNGFTQATMSSEFVNEIKNIKGIKSVLPIYELNNEISTDGFTFNQMEAVDDIGLHNSMLNLKYENDQTKNKIETAFGGGRNILLSKDCLTKHNLRIGDTIGLTYNDNTYEYQIIGSFQSRADNSDAVIPAAYAKSEFGVQNYDMLAYTAADPDAVMVQIRNLFGNKTNWSRTIDEFNHDAMSTVNSFLDPMRKLTYFILLLAAVGIINNLLINYIQRKRSIAMYKSVGMSNRQNVKMTLIEGFTSGLIGAVIGMFVSYMEIGTIFIVAGPKISVTPELDAGIFIMAGLAGIMITLIGSVVPILKGSKMKLVEEIKFE, from the coding sequence TTGAAGATCATACTAAAGTACATTGTAAACAATATCAGAGAGCGGAAACTAAGAACAATCGTAATGCTGCTGTCTATTGTTCTGTCATCAACGTTGCTGTTTGTTTCCATGGCAATCGGGGATTCCTATGAAAGCGCCCAGCAGAAGATGGCAAAAGGCTCGGCTGGAACAGCGACCATATCGGTTTCAGCGAAACAGGACGCAAACGGTAATATAGTCTGGATTTCGGAAAAAAAAATACCACAGATTGCCTCCATAAAAAACAAGGTTGGTTTTGTAACGACATCGGCACTCTACAACAAAGACAGCTATTATGAGAACATTGACCTGATTGCAGCCGATCTGAATGAACTGAACTCCATCAATAAGCCCCGGCTGCTGAACGGCGCCACACTTACTGATTTTACCGGAAACAATATTGTTCTTCCAGAAAAATTCACGGCCAAATATGAGATTAAGCCGGGAGATACCGTCACGCTTACCATAGGTGAAACGAAATACAAATTCAGGCTTGCCGCCGTAGCCGCCTATGACACGGTGTTTCTGAGGAACACGAGGGGCGTTAACGCTCTGCTTCCAAAGGATACCCTATCCTCCATTCTAAACACTTCCGGCGGCAACAGAAAAATACTGATTGTGCCATCCGACGGAGTAAGTACAGAAAAACTGAAATCTGAACTGTCGGCTTCCCTGTCTTCGGAAAAATATAATGTGACAAAGGTTTATGACGAAGCTGGAGTCGCATCGGATGCAAAACAGAAATCTCTGCCGTTTTACCTGATCAGCTTTTTCGCCCTTACAATGAGTGTTTTTATTATTTTCAGCAGTTACAAGGTCATCACGCTAGAGCGGCTTCCGGTCATCGGAACCTTTCGCAGCATTGGCGCTTCAGAGAAGACGACGACTAGAATTCTGTTGCTCGAAAGTCTGATATACGGAATTACCGGAGGCCTGCTCAGCATCCCGTTGGGCTACGGTATTTTGAAACTGCTCTTGGGCGGGCTGGGGGAATCACTGTCGATGGGCATCGAAATACCGATGGTGGTTTCACCGCTTAACATTCTGCTTTCCTGCACGGTAGCAGTTGCCGTATCTATGCTAAGTGCTTATCTCCCGATCTGCAGGGCAAGCCGTCTCCCAGTAAAGGATGTCGTTTTGGGTACGGTAGAAGAAAAGAATATCTCTAACAAGACAAAACTCGTATTTGGAACCGTCCTTTTTATCCTCTCCATCATTCTTCCGCGTATTGTGAATAAAAACTCCGGAAACCAGCTCACGCTGGCGGGAGGTTTTTCATTGCTTGGACTGATTGCGGCAACAATTATCATTATTCCGATGCTTACAAACCTTTTCTCCTATGTTCTGGAGCGGGTTTACGGGTTGATATTCGGCAACGAAGGCAGGCTTGCCGCCCGGAACATGAAACAGAATAAAAGTGTGAGCCAGAATATCACGCTGTTGTTCATCAGCCTGTCGGCAGTTATCGCAATTAGTGTGATCGGAAGCTTTGTTTCCTCCTATGTGGGCGACGTTTTCCATGGCGCTAAACTGAACGGTTTCACGCAGGCAACCATGAGCAGTGAATTTGTAAATGAGATTAAAAATATCAAAGGAATCAAGAGCGTTTTGCCTATTTATGAACTGAATAATGAAATCAGCACAGACGGTTTTACCTTTAATCAAATGGAAGCCGTGGATGATATCGGCCTGCATAATTCTATGCTCAATTTAAAATATGAAAATGATCAGACAAAGAATAAAATTGAAACCGCCTTCGGAGGTGGGCGAAACATCTTACTCAGTAAAGATTGTCTGACAAAGCACAATCTGAGGATTGGCGATACCATCGGTCTTACTTATAACGATAATACGTATGAATACCAAATCATAGGAAGCTTTCAGTCACGAGCGGACAATTCGGACGCCGTTATTCCGGCTGCCTATGCAAAGAGTGAATTCGGTGTACAGAATTACGATATGCTTGCCTATACCGCAGCCGACCCGGATGCCGTTATGGTACAGATTCGCAATTTGTTCGGGAACAAAACAAATTGGAGCCGTACAATAGATGAATTTAACCATGATGCGATGAGTACCGTTAACTCGTTTTTGGATCCAATGCGAAAGCTTACCTATTTTATCCTGTTGCTTGCGGCTGTCGGAATTATCAACAATTTGCTCATCAACTATATTCAAAGGAAACGCTCCATCGCCATGTACAAATCGGTGGGAATGAGCAACCGTCAGAATGTAAAAATGACGCTGATTGAAGGGTTTACATCAGGGCTTATTGGCGCGGTTATCGGAATGTTCGTCTCATACATGGAAATAGGAACGATCTTTATTGTTGCCGGCCCGAAAATATCGGTTACCCCGGAGTTGGACGCAGGAATATTTATTATGGCTGGCCTTGCGGGAATCATGATCACCCTGATTGGTTCCGTTGTCCCGATTTTGAAAGGCTCTAAAATGAAGCTCGTGGAAGAGATTAAATTCGAATAA
- a CDS encoding serine hydrolase domain-containing protein, which produces MRIFKKIICAAVCSVLLFSITSPAQAVRSVSIAQSLEKMTDEYLKKTLPDDHVAGAAVSVVKDGKVLLEKGYGYADLESKVPVDVESTSFQIASVSKVFTATAVMQMVEKGKLSLDKDVNSYLTTFKVNNPFSSPVTLRTLLTHTSGLDFRIPLLVPSSGDVLSDSMKTLESDLKENLPPVIRKPGTFCQYNGYGISLAGYLVEIASGEPLDRYITKNILEPLEMNHSSYGLTKSLLPSMAKPYLSLFGQYFERKYTLLSDHPAGSICASASDMANFMLAHLNNGEFNGKRILNSDTAARMHTHQYPEDGRLAGFTLGFYESVRGGYKTIEFGGHLPCFSSKVSLLKEKNVGIFIAINTDSAGSGKVCNEYIDMVYKLLSGNRPQGVSNIAAVPFDMDANAISGRYSYSEYGDTDFLKTKSVMITCKVKCDHDGNLNFSSSDFNWDFYYIGNGMFYCKENGNYCRFSDIGGKQAISILGFDFFKIPTALWSLLILSMISQPLFAVFALILLISLIKNRKRDTGLNRAVKITLMSEAILIISYFSLNALAALLYLIGDTSLVFHAIQPTIPIVCWSCAGIAIVSTVLVGLVWIKNETDLKLKIALSILTSLFIPNIVFMYLMNGMKF; this is translated from the coding sequence TTGAGAATATTCAAGAAAATTATTTGTGCTGCGGTATGCTCTGTTTTGCTTTTCAGCATAACCTCCCCGGCACAAGCAGTGAGAAGCGTTAGCATCGCTCAAAGCCTCGAAAAAATGACGGACGAATATCTTAAAAAGACTCTTCCCGATGACCATGTGGCCGGAGCGGCAGTATCCGTTGTAAAAGATGGGAAAGTCCTTCTTGAAAAAGGATATGGCTATGCAGATTTGGAAAGCAAGGTTCCCGTAGATGTTGAGAGTACATCGTTTCAGATCGCATCTGTTTCGAAGGTGTTTACCGCGACAGCCGTCATGCAGATGGTAGAAAAGGGTAAGCTTTCATTGGATAAGGATGTAAACAGCTATCTGACGACTTTTAAAGTTAACAATCCGTTTTCTTCACCTGTTACTTTAAGAACTCTGTTGACCCATACGTCGGGTCTTGATTTCCGAATTCCGCTGCTTGTTCCAAGTTCGGGAGACGTTCTTTCCGATTCAATGAAAACACTTGAAAGCGATTTGAAGGAAAACTTGCCGCCCGTTATCCGGAAACCGGGGACCTTTTGCCAATATAACGGCTACGGTATCTCACTGGCTGGTTATCTGGTTGAAATTGCTTCGGGGGAACCGCTCGACCGGTACATTACCAAAAACATACTGGAGCCGCTCGAAATGAACCATTCTTCTTATGGGCTTACAAAGTCCTTACTCCCGTCCATGGCGAAACCGTATCTGAGCCTATTCGGGCAGTACTTTGAGCGGAAGTACACGCTGCTTAGCGACCATCCGGCTGGTTCAATCTGCGCTTCAGCTTCGGACATGGCAAATTTCATGCTTGCTCATCTGAACAACGGAGAATTCAATGGGAAACGAATTCTGAACTCCGATACAGCCGCCCGGATGCATACGCATCAGTACCCGGAAGACGGCAGACTGGCAGGCTTTACCCTTGGGTTTTATGAATCAGTCCGAGGCGGTTACAAAACGATCGAATTTGGAGGTCATCTGCCTTGCTTTTCTTCAAAGGTCTCTCTTCTGAAGGAAAAGAATGTCGGTATATTCATTGCGATCAATACGGACTCAGCGGGCAGCGGAAAAGTATGCAATGAATACATTGATATGGTTTATAAGCTTCTTTCAGGCAACCGGCCCCAAGGAGTTTCCAATATCGCCGCTGTTCCTTTTGATATGGACGCAAATGCAATCAGCGGCAGGTATTCCTATTCGGAATACGGGGACACCGATTTTTTGAAGACCAAATCAGTCATGATAACATGTAAAGTCAAATGCGATCATGACGGAAACCTGAACTTTTCAAGCAGTGATTTTAATTGGGATTTCTATTACATCGGCAACGGGATGTTTTACTGTAAAGAAAACGGAAATTATTGCAGATTCTCTGACATTGGCGGCAAACAGGCCATAAGCATATTAGGTTTTGATTTCTTTAAGATTCCTACTGCCCTATGGTCACTCTTGATTCTGTCGATGATCTCCCAGCCACTATTTGCGGTGTTTGCTCTGATCCTTTTGATTTCACTCATAAAAAATAGAAAGCGGGATACAGGACTAAACCGGGCTGTAAAAATAACGCTCATGTCGGAAGCAATTTTGATCATTTCCTACTTTTCACTCAATGCTCTTGCAGCCTTGCTGTATTTGATCGGAGATACATCCCTTGTCTTTCATGCAATCCAGCCGACGATCCCCATCGTTTGCTGGTCATGCGCGGGAATTGCAATTGTTTCAACAGTTCTTGTTGGACTTGTCTGGATCAAGAATGAAACCGACTTAAAATTAAAAATAGCATTATCAATACTGACTTCGCTCTTTATTCCCAATATTGTATTTATGTATCTTATGAATGGAATGAAATTCTGA